From the genome of Sphingomonas sp. HMP6, one region includes:
- the pheT gene encoding phenylalanine--tRNA ligase subunit beta: MKTTLGWLKQHIDTDATLDTIVETLTRIGLEVEGVENPGAKLAAFKVARVLSAAPHPQADKLQVLTVDAGDGPLQVVCGAPNARPGMLGVFGPAGAVVPSNGMVLKVAAIRGVESNGMMCSTRELELGEDHDGIIELPDDAPIGTPYPDYAGLTDPVIDINVLPNRPDCFGARGIALDLVAAGLGTAKPLAYAPVTGTGSGPDVRTNDPDGCPAFFATSVTGLTNGESPEWMRRRLLAIGQRPISTLVDITNYVMFDLGRPLHVYDRAKLSGGLVARKAKDGEQVLALNGKSYALTESMTVIADAAHVHDIGGIMGGEESGVSLETTDVIIECAYFDPEGIARTGQKLLLTSDARSRFERGVDPAFLADGLAIATRLVLDLCGGTASEPTHAGTPPVTRKRIAYDPALAERLGGLAVAEDRQRDILTALGFDVEADWTVLPPPARRDVDGPADLVEEIIRIVGIDSVPATPLPRTPGVAKPTATPAQRLESRVRRAAAARGLNEAITWSFLSDAQASAIGGGAWTLANPISEELKVMRPSLLPGLFAAAERNMKRGAPGVRLFELGRRYLAEGERPTLGVVLAGENRARGWQDGKASQFDAFDAKAEALALLAAAGAPVDNLQVMGEAGDAWHPGQSGTLRLGPKTVLAAFGMVHPLTCRAFDLDGPVAAVELYLDALPAKRTTGFARAAYAPPALQAVRRDFAFLVPEALAADALVRAVKGADKASIVAARLFDMFTGTGVEPGHKSLGVEITLQPGEKSFTEADLKAVADKVVAAAAKLGASLRG; this comes from the coding sequence ATGAAGACCACGCTCGGCTGGCTCAAGCAGCATATCGACACCGACGCCACGCTCGACACCATCGTCGAGACGCTGACCCGCATCGGCCTGGAGGTCGAGGGCGTCGAAAACCCCGGCGCCAAGCTCGCCGCGTTCAAGGTCGCGCGCGTGCTCAGCGCGGCACCACACCCGCAGGCGGACAAGCTGCAAGTCCTGACGGTCGATGCAGGGGACGGCCCGCTGCAAGTCGTCTGCGGCGCACCCAATGCGCGCCCAGGGATGCTCGGCGTGTTCGGCCCGGCGGGCGCGGTCGTGCCGTCGAACGGCATGGTGCTCAAGGTCGCGGCGATTCGTGGTGTCGAATCGAACGGCATGATGTGCTCCACTCGCGAACTCGAACTCGGCGAGGATCATGACGGCATCATCGAACTGCCCGATGATGCGCCGATCGGAACGCCCTATCCCGATTACGCCGGTCTCACCGATCCGGTGATCGACATCAACGTGCTGCCCAACCGGCCCGATTGCTTCGGCGCGCGCGGCATCGCGCTCGATCTCGTCGCGGCGGGCCTCGGCACCGCCAAGCCACTTGCCTATGCCCCAGTCACCGGCACCGGCTCCGGCCCCGATGTGCGCACCAATGACCCAGACGGCTGCCCCGCCTTTTTCGCCACCAGCGTCACCGGCCTCACCAATGGGGAATCGCCCGAATGGATGCGCCGTCGCCTGCTGGCGATCGGCCAGCGCCCGATCTCCACCCTGGTCGACATCACCAATTACGTGATGTTCGATCTCGGGCGCCCGTTGCACGTCTATGACCGTGCAAAGCTCAGCGGCGGCCTCGTCGCGCGCAAGGCGAAGGACGGCGAACAGGTGCTCGCGCTCAACGGCAAGAGCTACGCGCTGACCGAGTCGATGACCGTCATCGCTGACGCTGCCCACGTCCACGACATCGGCGGTATCATGGGCGGCGAGGAATCGGGCGTCTCGCTCGAGACCACCGACGTGATCATCGAATGCGCCTATTTCGATCCCGAAGGCATTGCGCGGACCGGGCAGAAATTGCTGCTCACCTCGGACGCGCGCTCGCGCTTCGAACGCGGCGTCGATCCGGCGTTCCTCGCCGACGGCCTGGCGATCGCGACACGGCTCGTGCTCGATCTGTGCGGCGGTACCGCGAGTGAACCGACCCATGCCGGCACGCCGCCGGTAACGCGCAAGCGCATCGCTTATGATCCGGCCCTCGCCGAACGCCTCGGCGGTCTCGCCGTCGCGGAGGATCGCCAGCGCGACATCCTCACTGCGCTTGGCTTTGACGTGGAAGCCGACTGGACCGTCCTCCCGCCGCCCGCGCGCCGCGATGTCGATGGCCCCGCCGATCTGGTCGAGGAGATCATCCGCATCGTCGGCATCGATTCGGTCCCGGCGACCCCGCTGCCGCGCACCCCGGGTGTCGCGAAACCAACCGCGACCCCGGCGCAGCGGCTCGAAAGCCGCGTCCGCCGCGCCGCCGCCGCGCGCGGCCTGAACGAAGCGATCACCTGGAGCTTCCTGTCCGACGCGCAAGCCAGCGCGATCGGTGGCGGCGCCTGGACTCTCGCCAACCCGATCAGCGAGGAATTGAAGGTCATGCGCCCCTCGCTGCTCCCCGGCCTGTTCGCCGCGGCCGAGCGCAACATGAAGCGCGGCGCGCCCGGCGTACGCCTGTTCGAACTCGGCCGCCGCTATCTCGCCGAGGGCGAGCGTCCGACGCTCGGCGTTGTGCTGGCGGGCGAGAACCGCGCGCGCGGCTGGCAGGACGGTAAGGCGAGCCAGTTCGATGCGTTCGACGCCAAGGCCGAGGCGCTGGCGTTGCTCGCCGCCGCCGGGGCACCGGTCGACAACCTCCAGGTGATGGGGGAGGCGGGCGACGCTTGGCACCCCGGTCAATCCGGCACGCTCCGCCTTGGGCCGAAAACGGTGCTCGCGGCGTTCGGCATGGTCCACCCGCTGACGTGCCGCGCGTTCGATCTCGACGGCCCGGTCGCGGCGGTGGAACTCTATCTCGACGCACTCCCGGCCAAGCGCACCACCGGCTTCGCCCGCGCCGCCTATGCGCCGCCCGCGCTGCAAGCGGTCCGCCGCGACTTCGCCTTCCTCGTGCCCGAAGCATTGGCGGCGGATGCGTTGGTCCGCGCGGTCAAGGGCGCCGACAAGGCCAGCATCGTCGCCGCGCGGCTGTTCGACATGTTCACCGGCACCGGCGTCGAACCCGGCCATAAAAGCCTCGGCGTGGAAATTACGCTGCAACCGGGCGAGAAGAGCTTCACCGAAGCGGATTTGAAAGCCGTGGCCGACAAGGTCGTCGCGGCGGCGGCCAAGCTGGGGGCGAGCTTGCGGGGGTGA
- a CDS encoding ATP-binding protein → MTEMQGTQAFSHAAPLATATCIGMVFEIGGSSSMVMLDPQALDITMGNPDPVVASAGSVGSQIKMRVGGTWLIANIRSLKMVDGHDDRIAAQVDFLGEGDEEKLTGKLYKFRRGVTRYPTPGCAVYPVSTPDLKQIYAADDRANIEIGTVYPTKDIRAALYVDAMLGKHFALLGSTGTGKSTSAALILHRICELSPQGHIVMIDPHGEYAAAFKGNGAIYDVGNLQMPYWLMNFEEHCEVFVTSSGSEKQIDADILAKCLLMARGKSRLGQEITKLTVDAPIPYLLSDLTNLIQLEMGKMDRAGDTAPYLRLKTKIDEIKADPRYGFMFSGMLVADTMAAFLERIFRLPGDGKPISIIDVSGVPSEITSVVVAVLSRMVFDFAIWSRGEPQRPILLVCEEAHRYIPAGDGGASSVGRILSRIAKEGRKYGVSLGLITQRPSDLAEGVLSQCGTIIAMRLNNDRDQAFVRAAMPEGARGFLDAIPALRNRECIICGEGVAIPIRVSFDALAEDKRPASDDPLFSQLWRETGGEADIIARTLKRWRSQGR, encoded by the coding sequence ATGACCGAAATGCAGGGCACCCAGGCTTTTTCGCACGCCGCGCCGCTGGCGACAGCAACCTGCATCGGCATGGTCTTCGAAATTGGCGGATCGAGCAGCATGGTGATGCTCGACCCGCAGGCGCTCGATATCACGATGGGCAATCCCGACCCGGTCGTGGCAAGCGCCGGTTCGGTCGGCAGCCAGATCAAGATGCGCGTCGGCGGGACTTGGCTGATCGCCAATATCCGATCGCTGAAAATGGTCGACGGGCATGACGACAGGATCGCCGCGCAAGTCGATTTCCTTGGCGAAGGCGACGAGGAAAAACTGACCGGCAAGCTGTACAAGTTCCGCCGCGGCGTGACGCGCTATCCGACGCCGGGCTGCGCGGTCTATCCCGTTTCGACCCCCGATTTGAAGCAGATCTACGCCGCCGACGACCGCGCCAATATCGAGATCGGCACGGTCTATCCCACCAAGGACATTCGTGCGGCGCTGTATGTCGATGCGATGCTGGGCAAGCATTTCGCGCTACTGGGATCGACCGGTACCGGCAAATCGACCAGCGCCGCGCTGATCCTGCACCGCATTTGCGAACTCAGCCCGCAAGGGCATATCGTTATGATCGATCCGCACGGCGAATATGCCGCCGCGTTCAAGGGCAATGGCGCGATCTACGACGTCGGCAATTTGCAAATGCCGTATTGGCTGATGAATTTCGAGGAACATTGCGAGGTGTTCGTCACATCCTCGGGCTCCGAAAAGCAGATCGATGCCGACATCCTCGCCAAATGCCTGTTGATGGCGCGCGGCAAGAGCCGCTTGGGGCAGGAGATCACCAAGCTGACGGTGGATGCGCCGATCCCGTATCTGCTGAGCGACCTGACCAATTTGATCCAGCTCGAAATGGGCAAGATGGACCGCGCGGGCGATACCGCGCCATATTTACGGCTGAAGACCAAGATCGACGAGATCAAGGCCGATCCGCGCTACGGTTTCATGTTTTCGGGCATGCTCGTTGCCGATACGATGGCAGCGTTCCTCGAGAGGATCTTCCGCCTTCCGGGCGACGGCAAGCCGATCTCGATCATCGACGTATCGGGCGTGCCGAGCGAGATCACGTCGGTCGTCGTCGCGGTGCTGAGCCGGATGGTGTTCGATTTCGCGATCTGGTCGCGCGGCGAGCCGCAACGCCCGATCCTGCTCGTGTGCGAGGAAGCGCATCGCTACATCCCGGCCGGCGACGGCGGCGCGTCGAGCGTCGGGCGGATCCTCAGCCGGATCGCCAAGGAGGGCCGCAAATATGGCGTCTCGCTCGGCCTGATCACGCAGCGCCCGTCCGATCTGGCCGAGGGCGTGCTGTCGCAATGCGGCACGATCATCGCGATGCGCCTCAACAACGATCGCGACCAAGCCTTCGTCCGCGCGGCCATGCCCGAGGGCGCGCGCGGCTTCCTCGACGCGATTCCCGCTTTGCGCAACCGCGAGTGCATCATTTGCGGCGAGGGCGTGGCAATCCCGATCCGCGTCTCGTTCGATGCGCTGGCCGAGGACAAGCGCCCGGCGTCGGACGATCCGCTCTTCTCGCAATTGTGGCGCGAGACCGGCGGCGAAGCCGACATCATCGCGCGCACGCTGAAACGGTGGCGCTCGCAGGGGCGGTAA
- a CDS encoding sulfite exporter TauE/SafE family protein, with protein sequence MDIYLPIANLSVNALVIVLLGGGVGLLSGMFGVGGGFLTTPLLIVYGIPPTVAAASAASQVTGASVSGVFAHVRRKGVDFKMGGVLVAGGLVGSVFGGWVFRLLQASGQIDTVIAIVYVLLLGSIGWLMAHESLGEIRRQRSGEPPRPRKRRHHPLVASLPLRTRFYRSGLYISPLAPLILGFGVGILTILLGVGGGFILVPAMLYLLGMTTQVVVGTSLFQTLFVTAMATMVHATTTKAVDIVLAALLLLGSVAGAQVGARLASKVKPEYLRLALAVIVLLVAGRIALGLGWRPDEIYSVELS encoded by the coding sequence ATGGACATCTACCTGCCCATCGCCAATCTTTCGGTCAACGCGCTCGTCATCGTGTTGTTGGGGGGTGGCGTCGGGTTGCTGTCGGGGATGTTTGGGGTCGGCGGTGGCTTCCTGACCACGCCGTTGCTGATCGTCTACGGCATCCCCCCGACCGTCGCCGCTGCGTCCGCCGCGAGCCAGGTGACCGGCGCAAGCGTGTCCGGCGTGTTTGCGCATGTCCGGCGCAAGGGCGTCGATTTCAAGATGGGCGGCGTGCTGGTCGCCGGCGGGCTGGTCGGGTCGGTGTTCGGCGGATGGGTGTTCCGGCTGCTGCAGGCGAGCGGGCAAATCGATACCGTCATCGCGATCGTCTATGTCCTGCTGCTCGGGTCGATCGGCTGGCTGATGGCGCACGAATCGCTGGGCGAAATCCGGCGGCAGCGCAGTGGCGAGCCACCTCGCCCGCGCAAGCGCCGCCACCATCCGCTGGTCGCCTCGCTCCCGCTTCGGACGCGCTTCTACCGCTCGGGCCTGTATATCTCGCCACTCGCGCCGCTGATCCTCGGCTTCGGAGTGGGCATTTTGACGATCCTGCTCGGCGTCGGTGGTGGGTTCATCCTGGTGCCGGCGATGCTGTATCTGCTCGGCATGACGACGCAAGTCGTGGTCGGCACCTCGCTGTTCCAGACGCTGTTCGTAACCGCGATGGCGACGATGGTCCACGCGACGACGACCAAGGCGGTCGATATCGTGCTGGCGGCGCTGCTGCTGCTCGGGTCGGTCGCGGGCGCGCAAGTCGGCGCGCGGCTGGCGAGCAAGGTAAAGCCCGAATATCTGCGTCTCGCACTCGCGGTAATCGTGCTGCTGGTGGCGGGGCGGATCGCGCTTGGCCTGGGGTGGCGGCCCGATGAAATCTATTCGGTCGAGCTGTCGTGA
- a CDS encoding aldose 1-epimerase family protein has translation MPQPKLIHIATPHLSAAINPLGAELTSLRDADGRELMTNADPAFWTGHAPLLFPIVGRLNGDVLGIDGAEYPMKQHGFARRTAFTLIEHSDSKAVFLLEDSPETRAVYPRAFALRASYEIHNATLSITIEIENRETDRTLPASFGFHPAFVWPLPYGQAREDHRILFEAEEAESIRQVTNGLVDPALRLSPLAGRTLALTDDLFTNDALIWDQLRSHSARYRASTGPSLRIDFPDTPMLGIWTKPGAAFVCIEPWHGIADPQGFTGDIAEKPGIFMLSPGTAKTITMAVTLEP, from the coding sequence ATGCCCCAACCCAAGCTCATCCACATCGCCACCCCCCACCTCTCCGCCGCAATCAACCCGTTGGGCGCGGAACTCACCTCGCTCCGCGACGCCGACGGGCGCGAACTGATGACCAACGCCGACCCGGCCTTCTGGACTGGCCACGCGCCGCTGCTTTTCCCGATCGTCGGGCGCTTGAACGGCGATGTGCTGGGGATCGATGGCGCGGAATATCCGATGAAGCAGCACGGCTTTGCCCGCCGCACCGCCTTCACGCTGATCGAGCACAGCGACAGCAAGGCCGTGTTCCTGCTTGAGGACAGCCCAGAGACCCGCGCCGTCTATCCGCGCGCTTTCGCGCTCCGCGCGAGCTATGAAATCCACAATGCGACGCTGTCGATCACCATCGAGATCGAAAATCGCGAGACCGACCGGACGCTCCCGGCGAGCTTCGGCTTCCACCCCGCCTTTGTCTGGCCGCTGCCCTATGGCCAGGCGCGCGAAGACCACCGGATTCTGTTCGAAGCGGAAGAGGCCGAATCGATCCGCCAGGTGACCAACGGCCTCGTCGATCCGGCCCTCCGGTTGTCGCCGCTCGCCGGGCGGACGCTCGCACTCACCGATGATCTGTTCACCAACGACGCGCTGATCTGGGATCAGCTCCGCTCGCACAGCGCCCGCTATAGGGCATCGACCGGCCCCAGCTTGCGAATCGATTTCCCCGACACGCCGATGCTCGGCATCTGGACCAAGCCCGGCGCTGCCTTCGTCTGTATCGAGCCGTGGCACGGCATCGCCGACCCGCAAGGCTTCACCGGCGACATCGCTGAAAAGCCTGGTATTTTCATGCTTTCCCCCGGCACGGCGAAGACGATCACCATGGCGGTCACGCTCGAACCCTGA
- the rplT gene encoding 50S ribosomal protein L20: MARVKRGVTTHAKHKRILNLAKGYYGRRKNTIRIARQAVEKAGQYAYRDRKVRKRNFRALWIQRINAAVRAEGLTYGVFMHGLKLAGVQLDRKVLADLAMHEAGAFSGIIAQAKAALPQAA; this comes from the coding sequence ATGGCACGCGTAAAACGGGGTGTAACCACCCACGCAAAGCACAAGCGGATCCTCAATCTGGCGAAGGGCTATTATGGCCGTCGCAAGAACACGATCCGTATCGCCCGTCAGGCCGTCGAAAAGGCCGGACAATATGCATATCGCGATCGCAAGGTCCGCAAGCGCAACTTCCGCGCTTTGTGGATTCAGCGCATCAACGCCGCTGTCCGCGCCGAGGGTCTGACCTACGGCGTGTTCATGCACGGCCTGAAGCTCGCCGGTGTCCAGCTCGACCGCAAGGTCCTGGCCGATCTGGCGATGCACGAAGCTGGCGCGTTTAGCGGCATCATCGCGCAGGCGAAGGCGGCTCTGCCCCAGGCTGCCTGA
- the pheS gene encoding phenylalanine--tRNA ligase subunit alpha, whose product MSDLDQLQRDLMAAIDAAASLDGLESIRVTALGKAGSITALLKTLGGMSPDARQVQGPRIQSLREAVTTAIAARKSALDRAELDARLARETLDMTLPAAAAPQGSVHPVSQVMDELAEIFADLGFAVATGPEIEDQWHNFTALNMPESHPARAMHDTFYLQAADGEEAKVLRTHTSPVQIRTMMSQEPPIRIIAPGRVYRSDWDATHTPMFHQIEGLVIDKGITLGHLKWTLETFLKAFFERDDIVLRLRPSYFPFTEPSAEVDVGWTMEKGRRTLGGSEGWMELLGSGMVHPKVIEACGLDPNEWQGFAFGVGVDRLAMLKYGMDDLRPFFEGDARWLKHYGFSGLDVPTLSQGVGA is encoded by the coding sequence ATGTCTGACCTGGACCAGCTGCAACGTGATTTGATGGCGGCGATCGACGCTGCCGCCAGCCTTGACGGGCTCGAATCCATCCGCGTCACCGCGCTCGGCAAGGCCGGCAGCATTACCGCGCTCCTCAAGACCCTCGGCGGCATGTCACCCGATGCGCGGCAGGTACAAGGCCCCCGTATCCAAAGCCTGCGCGAGGCGGTGACCACTGCAATCGCCGCGCGGAAAAGCGCGCTCGACCGCGCCGAACTCGACGCCCGCCTCGCCCGCGAAACGCTCGACATGACGCTCCCCGCCGCAGCCGCGCCGCAGGGCTCGGTTCACCCGGTCAGCCAGGTGATGGACGAACTCGCCGAGATCTTCGCCGATCTCGGCTTCGCGGTCGCGACCGGTCCGGAGATCGAGGATCAGTGGCACAATTTCACCGCGCTCAACATGCCAGAAAGCCACCCGGCGCGGGCGATGCACGACACCTTCTACTTGCAGGCCGCCGACGGCGAGGAGGCGAAGGTGCTGCGCACCCACACCTCCCCCGTCCAGATCCGCACGATGATGAGCCAGGAACCCCCAATCCGCATCATCGCGCCGGGCCGCGTCTATCGCTCGGATTGGGACGCGACGCACACGCCCATGTTCCACCAGATCGAAGGCCTTGTGATCGACAAGGGCATCACGCTCGGCCATCTCAAATGGACGCTGGAGACGTTCCTCAAGGCGTTCTTTGAGCGCGACGACATCGTGCTCCGCCTCCGCCCAAGCTATTTCCCCTTCACCGAACCTTCGGCCGAGGTCGATGTCGGCTGGACGATGGAAAAGGGCCGCCGCACGCTCGGCGGCTCGGAGGGCTGGATGGAATTGCTCGGCTCCGGCATGGTCCACCCCAAGGTGATCGAAGCGTGCGGGCTCGATCCCAACGAATGGCAGGGCTTCGCCTTTGGCGTCGGGGTCGATCGGCTCGCGATGCTCAAATACGGCATGGACGATCTGCGCCCCTTCTTCGAAGGCGACGCGCGCTGGCTGAAGCATTACGGCTTCTCCGGCCTCGACGTGCCCACGCTCAGCCAGGGAGTTGGCGCATGA
- a CDS encoding M23 family metallopeptidase: MFLRDDHGFGQTGGTAAVSFGRALVPVAESTAFDKLRTAAMRVDWVPDLGSRIGSLDWWRGAATCAALCATAYAFAPPVDNPILAAVPAPLSGTARDDARAQTIAPLAWGADTGHHMASNDLVVPLNEAPERPFEERTATIGHGDSLGGVLQRAGLSTRDAQDAVALIAGAVPLSDLTPGKQLPMTLGRRPNKTVARPLEALAVRARFDLELTLKRVGDGLVLSRQVIAIDNTPLRIQGLVGGSLYRSARAAGIPAKVVETYIRAINSKFAIQQIGAGDRYDFVIDRKRAATGETQIGNLLFAGLDHGAKKTQLVQWNDGTWYEASGQAERQGTFTMPVSMARVTSSFGMRFHPLLGFSRMHKGIDIGTPWGTPIHAPADGTIVYAGRSGGYGNYIKMAHGGNIVTCYGHLSRFAARSGQRVSRGEIIGYSGNSGLSTGPHLHWEVLRGGVAVNPRGFSFSSIATLSGDQLRAFKAKVAGLLAVKPGA; encoded by the coding sequence TTGTTCTTGCGTGACGATCATGGATTCGGACAAACAGGTGGCACTGCCGCCGTGTCGTTCGGTCGTGCGCTCGTGCCGGTCGCCGAAAGCACCGCATTCGACAAGCTGCGCACCGCCGCGATGCGCGTCGATTGGGTGCCCGATCTCGGCTCGCGCATCGGTTCGCTCGATTGGTGGCGTGGCGCTGCGACCTGCGCCGCTTTGTGCGCGACCGCCTATGCTTTCGCCCCGCCGGTTGACAATCCGATTCTCGCCGCCGTGCCCGCGCCGCTCAGCGGCACTGCGCGCGACGATGCCCGTGCGCAGACGATCGCACCGCTCGCCTGGGGCGCCGATACCGGCCATCACATGGCCTCGAACGATCTCGTCGTGCCGCTCAACGAAGCGCCCGAGCGTCCGTTCGAGGAACGCACCGCCACGATCGGGCATGGCGACAGCCTGGGTGGCGTATTGCAGCGCGCCGGCCTGTCGACCCGCGATGCGCAGGATGCCGTCGCGCTGATTGCGGGCGCGGTGCCGCTGAGCGACCTGACACCGGGCAAGCAACTCCCGATGACGCTCGGCCGGCGCCCGAACAAGACCGTCGCACGCCCACTCGAGGCGCTGGCGGTGCGGGCGCGCTTCGATCTCGAACTGACGTTGAAGCGCGTCGGCGACGGCTTGGTGCTCAGCCGCCAGGTCATCGCGATCGACAATACCCCGCTGCGCATCCAGGGCTTGGTCGGCGGCAGCCTGTACCGCTCGGCCCGCGCGGCGGGCATCCCGGCCAAGGTCGTCGAAACCTATATCCGCGCGATCAACAGCAAGTTCGCGATTCAGCAGATCGGTGCGGGCGACCGCTACGATTTCGTGATCGACCGCAAACGCGCCGCCACCGGCGAGACGCAGATCGGGAATCTGCTGTTCGCCGGGCTCGACCACGGCGCGAAGAAGACGCAATTGGTGCAGTGGAACGACGGCACCTGGTATGAAGCGAGCGGCCAGGCCGAGCGCCAGGGCACCTTCACCATGCCGGTGTCGATGGCGCGCGTCACCTCGTCCTTCGGGATGCGCTTCCACCCCCTGCTCGGCTTCTCGCGGATGCACAAGGGCATCGATATCGGCACGCCGTGGGGTACGCCGATCCACGCCCCCGCCGACGGGACGATCGTTTATGCCGGGCGCAGCGGCGGCTATGGCAATTACATCAAGATGGCGCACGGCGGGAATATCGTGACCTGCTACGGCCATCTCAGCCGCTTTGCGGCGCGGTCGGGCCAACGCGTATCGCGCGGCGAGATCATCGGCTATTCGGGCAATAGCGGCCTGTCGACCGGCCCGCATCTGCATTGGGAAGTGTTGCGCGGCGGCGTCGCCGTCAACCCGCGCGGCTTTTCCTTCTCGAGCATCGCGACGCTCTCGGGCGATCAATTGCGCGCGTTCAAGGCGAAGGTCGCCGGGCTGCTCGCGGTGAAGCCGGGGGCGTAA
- a CDS encoding TIGR02186 family protein, which yields MGQTASKPVLVPDVSQRDIEIQYSFTGANLLLFGAILYPQGRLPNDDKPTDIVVVVKGPTQSILVREKDKLGGLIWVNASRLRYRSAPSFYAIASSKPIAKMLDARTRAIYELGVSSLQLSPASNAPLTEQDRFARGLVDLKARSGLYVESPGAVEITDDVLYRARVQIPARVPVGRFTAETFLIRDGRVLAVATRDIEIRKSGFERFVARSADRHAILYGLVAVALSVLFGWAAGQIARRF from the coding sequence ATGGGGCAAACCGCGTCCAAGCCGGTGCTGGTACCCGATGTGTCGCAGCGCGATATCGAGATCCAGTACAGCTTTACCGGTGCGAACCTGCTGCTATTCGGCGCGATCCTGTATCCACAGGGGCGCTTGCCCAACGACGACAAGCCGACCGACATCGTGGTGGTGGTGAAGGGACCGACGCAATCGATTCTGGTGCGTGAGAAGGACAAATTGGGCGGGCTGATCTGGGTCAATGCCAGTCGCCTGCGCTATCGCTCCGCCCCCAGTTTCTACGCGATCGCATCGTCCAAGCCGATCGCAAAGATGCTCGATGCGCGGACCCGCGCGATTTATGAGCTTGGCGTGTCGAGCTTGCAGCTTTCCCCCGCATCGAACGCGCCGCTGACCGAGCAGGACCGCTTCGCGCGCGGTCTGGTCGACCTTAAGGCGCGATCGGGCCTGTATGTCGAATCGCCGGGCGCGGTCGAGATTACCGACGACGTGCTGTACCGCGCGCGCGTGCAAATCCCGGCGCGCGTGCCGGTCGGGCGCTTTACCGCCGAAACCTTTCTGATCCGCGACGGCCGCGTGCTGGCCGTGGCGACGCGCGATATCGAGATTCGCAAGTCGGGCTTCGAGCGTTTCGTCGCGCGATCAGCCGACCGGCATGCGATCCTGTACGGACTGGTCGCGGTCGCGCTGTCGGTGCTGTTCGGATGGGCGGCGGGGCAAATCGCCCGGCGCTTTTGA
- the rpmI gene encoding 50S ribosomal protein L35, with amino-acid sequence MPKLKTKSGVKKRFKLTATGLLKHGVAGKRHRLMSHNSKYIRQNRGTKLLSKADTATVKAWAPYGLG; translated from the coding sequence ATGCCCAAACTCAAGACGAAGAGCGGCGTTAAAAAGCGCTTCAAGCTCACCGCGACTGGCCTGCTCAAGCACGGCGTCGCGGGTAAGCGCCACCGGCTGATGAGCCATAACAGCAAGTACATTCGCCAGAACCGTGGCACGAAATTGCTGTCCAAGGCCGACACGGCCACCGTTAAGGCGTGGGCGCCTTACGGTCTCGGCTGA